TTAATTGCGATGACCTAAACGAATGATGATCCAAAGACCTTTGGAATGAtaattctcaattttgtatccaaaatttcaacattctTTTCGAATCCCAAGAAAACAGAACACCACTCAGATtcatctttttcgaaatttgattgGAATTCCATCGAATGTTGCATCAAATAATGATTGAATTTAGTGATGAATTTCTTCGATTCGGCTTTTTATCTTTTCTTATTTACGAGAATCAtcaaattatcgaaaaaattgaattaactgcAACTTGGTTAAAATGtgttaatatttttatcttgtATGGCTGTTGTATTTTATTAGTATTTTGAAGTCAAACTATATTTTCTTCGAAAGTATCAATGCGTTGTCACCATAATTCATATCGAAAGCGGTAAAAGCAAAAGCTTTCGTTTAAAAGAAGGATCAAACCCAACACCAAATCACCTGCATAGACTCTACCATAGTAACTAAGCGATATAACAAGATATTAACACTGGTTTCTTAATTTCGATCCAAAACCGGAATTTTGGACAAATAGCCGGAGATCAGAAATGGACGATAAAAATGCATTGATTGCACTTTTCATTGCTCGAAGTTCGAACCCAGAACGAATTCTATGAAACTGCCCATCACTGACTGGAGGCAATAAATAACGATCAAAGCCCTTCTGTAAGCTGGAAAACGATTGATCGAAAGAACACGTGAGAAAGGGAGCATCAATTAGGAATGGGTGAAGGTCGTAAAACGTCAAACAAACCTGATTCGACCTTTGGCCCTATTTAAAGGTTCCTCAGCGCTGAGACTGGTATCAGTGTATCCTTGACCTTGCTACGGTTGGGATAGATTCGGGAAATTTCTCAgtgtttttgaagtttaaaattgaaagaaattctgCAGGATGAAGCTGTTTAGTGTCCTTGGTTTTGCTCTTTGTTTGGGAGCAATCGAAGCACATCGCTATCGACCCTACTATGCAAACTCTGTCTCTGGATATCAGGATTCTCAAAATCAGTACAGCTCCGATAGATACGGTTATAAAGAGCATGGTTACAAGAATCCTGTTTACGTCGACTACAAAGAACCGGGTCGTCCTCAACAAACAAGTGGATCATCATCGTACAGCTCAAGTTATCAGCAACAGGTGAATAATGGAGCGTCCCAAAACTACCATCAGCAATCAAATCAGCAGAGCTCTGGATACCAGCAACAGATCAAAACTGAAACAGACAAGCAAACGACCAGTCAATCTGACTACCTCTCCAATGGAAAATACCCATATCAGCAGTTTTTCGAAACTCTGGAAGGAGCCAGCGAGTGCGATAGAAAAACTATCTTCCTGCTGGAGGAGTTCAGCGATCAGACTAGCTTTCTCCAGGCTCAGTAAGTTTTAAGGTACACTAGAAAATTCGAAAGTAATACTTaccttcaaattttgtgttcacAGACTTGAATGGCTCTCTCCCACACTGAAAGAAATTGTATGGAAGATTCTGGAGGTAGAATTCGGTGTACGTGATTTGAAGTCCCGCTTCGATATGCACCGTCAAAGACTGACTCCTCGGCCAACGAAACCAACTACCAGCCATTCGAATGAGTATTCGAACGTTCACGTTACCACAACAACTACCTCGACTACTGCTGCCGCGGACTCATCAACGTAATTATTGTTTATagtaatttagaattaaaaataatacttgCATAACAACATTAAACTTTTCTTTTCAGTGGCTGCCCAAACAACATCGGCGAAGTGGTGACCCAGTTCCTGCGTGAAAACATGATCAACGGAATCATCTTCGTCAACGGAAGTACCACGATCAACTCGGCCGGAGTTGATTCTCAAACCGGAAGCAGCAGCAGTTCAGTTTCCGGAGGCAGCAACTATCACCAAGTCACTTATCAGCACACTGATAACACTGTCGGTGGAAGCTACGCTCAACATCAGAGCACCGGTTCGTCCTCCTCTTCCTCCGTTTCATCATCTTCCTCAAACATCGATCTGGACATTCGAGGAAGTGAGTTCGAATCGAGTGCATCTGGGTCGGCTTCGAGCGAAGGATTCGGTGTTGGTACCGGAGGAGCTACTCTGATCGGATCCGGAACCGGAAATGGAGGATCATACAACGTTACTACTACTAAGGTTACCACATCCGTCCACAATAGCACTGTTGGTGCTGGTCCGTACAACAATTTGGTGCAGAAAGTTATCACCTCGAAAACTGGTGCCGACACTGTTAATATACAGAACTGATTTTAAAGATAACAataacttaaaataataaatggggcatttcaaaacatttgcaaTATCCTTTCTTGTCCGAAGATGTTTCCCGTGACATATGGCAACTTTTTTGGTGAGATGCATACTTTACTATGTTGGTAAAAAACAAGAAGAAATAACAAACTTGTGAAATTGTTTACAAAAGTTGCCTAGTTTAACAAAAAGAAATCTGGGAACAAATTAAGAGTCTTCTTCCAAACAACAAGTctgtaaagggtgtccacgatgaaatcgccatacacaaaattgattcgcgaAATTCGGGGTTTCATCCGATTTGATTGCCATcttattttcagggattgaaaaataactattaaacttcatcttacgattttactcgtattttatttacagaccatacgcaaatgcccgcaccttaaccttaaccccggccataagattctgcacaacatgtgaatcaaccgtttttgcatgtaaacccatactttcttcagttcctcgactgtcctcactaccttaggtcgtttaagaaggtgctgcttcataatcgcccagtacttctcgatggggtggAGCTCCGGAGTTAACGTTTTcagcacgaaattgaccttattgtccgcatatcACTTCAGCAcatccttggagtagtggcattaGCCCAAATTCGGcgagaagattgttgggacgttgtgggccttaaATCAGGATAGGAAGCAGCCACTTCTGGaagcactctttcatgtacacctgtccgttcatcgtgtcctgggtcactcCGCTttccgcacgtgcagatggcttgccaaaccaggaatttattcgcaaatttggacatcttctgagtgcggacatgctccggaacgctgaacttatccttggccgtgaaaaaatggtgccggggatctgtttgaagtcggtcTTCACagatgtttcgtcgtccatgatgcagcattcaactttcgtcagcatgttgaggtacaacttcctggtaCGGGTTTTGGCGGAATTGTTCTGCTTTTCGTCGCGGTTAAGGGCctttttgtaccttgaacgttcgaagcccagccttagttttggcttTCTTTACAAAACTTCTGGTTAGGTGCAGCTTcctagccacatcccgaacggaggcgttcgggtttcggttgaaggccccaactacgcggttgtaatttttgatgttgtacggaatacttttttcttcacttctgggcttccgatcggtggtcaatcgttccttgAACTGCTTAATAACTCGCGACACcatggaattcgcgattcccaatgttttagcgatggaacgatgcaaGAGATACTTGTTcacgtgatgaatgcgcaagattttatcacgtacgagctgttctttcgtcCCCATTTCCGCGAatttttgatcacaggacttttaAACTTgtaggatgtaaacaatgcactatgaactaaactcacccaaattttcattaaattctacccaacagttaaaaagttagagcaatttcatagtgtgacaatttcatcgtggacacatTTTAATGTATGCATTTCATGATACAACAACAAATGTAACTGGGTTTCTTCCACTTGATCATTAAGCAGCTAAATAATATATTCACCGTTCAAAAAGAATGGATAATCcgaaaattttgcgagttatggaaaattgttttatactgtgtttttttattccatGTTTTGCCCTAGGTTTGCACTGGTTCACCATTAAGTGCTGTCATCTTGTttgaactgccgatctctaaattttgagggccaacgaattgaagagccgcaaattcgacatcgtagcgctgcaggaggtatgctggaagggctccacggtacgaacgtatccagatggtcgtgccatctaccagagctgcggcaacacacacgagcttggaacagcttttatagtgatgggaaagatgctaaagcgcgtgatcgggtggtggtcgattaactcacgaatgtgccgatgtgagaatcaagggccggttcttcaacatcagcatcatcaacgtgcacagccctcacctcggaagtaccggtgacgacaaagacgaattttacgcgcagctggagcgtgaatacgaccgttgccaaAAACATGATAttaagatcgtcatcggggatttcaacgctcaggtcggccaggaggaggaatttaaaccgacaattggaaggttcagtgcgcaccagctgaccaacgaaaacgggctcagactgatagatttcgccgcctccaaacgaatggccgtacgtagtacctttttccagcaccgcctcccacacaagtacacctggagatcaccgtaccaaacgcaatcacagatcgaccacgttttgattgacagccggcacttctcggacatcatcgatgtcagatcctgtcgaggcgccaacatcgagtcagaccactatctggtgatggtgaagatgcgcccaaaactctccgtagtgaacaacacacgcaaccggcgcccgcctcggttaaatatcacgcgactgaagcaacctgaggtcgcggcagactacgcgcaatcggtcgaagcagcgctgccggcagaggggagcttgatgaagcccctctcgaggactgttgggatattatcaagacagccatcaacagtgctgcggagaacgtcatcggttatgtggagcgaactcgacggaacgactggttcgacgaggagtgtaggagggtgatggacgaagagaatgccacGCGGGCGgtagtagtgcaaagaggcacccgtcgaaatgtggaaaatcaccgacagcgaaagaggcagcgagtccgaattttccaggagaaaaagcgccgcctgaaggaggaggagctcgaggagctggagcagctgcatcgttcccaagaaacacgaaagttctatcagaaactcaacgcatcccgtaaaggcttcgtgccgcaagccgaaatgtgccgggataaggacggaggcatcctgacggacaatcgtgaggtgatcaaaaggtggaagcagcacttcaaTGAGCaagagatcaagacggtgggggaaggtacatcgccggcgtagccaacgacgtagaggagccaatcccaacgatgagtgaagttaaggaagccattcgccagctgaatagaaacaagtcggctgggaaggatggcatcgcagctgaactcatcaaaatgggcccggacaagttggccgattgcttacaccggttgatagtccggatctgggacatagaacagctaccggaggagtggaaggagggggtaatatgccccatctacaagaagggcgacaaattgaactgtgagaactaccgagcgatcactgtcctcaatgccgcctacaaagtgctgtcccgaatcctactccgccgcctaacgccacaagcaaacagattcgttggaagtcatcaggccggcttcatggagggacggtcaacgacggaccagatattcacattacggcaaatactccaaaaatgccgggaacaccaagcaccatctattcatcgacttccgcatacgacacgatcgaccgtaacgagctatggaaaatcatggacgagaacggcttttccgggaagctgatcagactgatgcggatctcgggtgatcTCGGGTGatcacgcagggggcttcgactaggtgatggtctatcctgcatgatgttcaacgtggcgctagaaggtgttattcgacgagcggtgggcgaaatgcggggcacgattttcaacagatccagtaaacttatctgctttgccgatgtcGGATATACCCTGGAATTATATGCCTCAATAAAGCaacacatgcatgtggatggatcttttcaagggaacttagattgcacttggagatcctacttAAATAGATATGTGTtggtgctaccggtaaacaactgcaggggtgtcaagtagcatagcagaGTAAAAATAGAAACACCGGGTAACACCACAATAAATCAACTAAACTATCTCCCAAACAGGAAAA
The DNA window shown above is from Uranotaenia lowii strain MFRU-FL unplaced genomic scaffold, ASM2978415v1 HiC_scaffold_1056, whole genome shotgun sequence and carries:
- the LOC129759109 gene encoding uncharacterized protein LOC129759109, encoding MKLFSVLGFALCLGAIEAHRYRPYYANSVSGYQDSQNQYSSDRYGYKEHGYKNPVYVDYKEPGRPQQTSGSSSYSSSYQQQVNNGASQNYHQQSNQQSSGYQQQIKTETDKQTTSQSDYLSNGKYPYQQFFETLEGASECDRKTIFLLEEFSDQTSFLQAQLEWLSPTLKEIVWKILEVEFGVRDLKSRFDMHRQRLTPRPTKPTTSHSNEYSNVHVTTTTTSTTAAADSSTGCPNNIGEVVTQFLRENMINGIIFVNGSTTINSAGVDSQTGSSSSSVSGGSNYHQVTYQHTDNTVGGSYAQHQSTGSSSSSSVSSSSSNIDLDIRGSEFESSASGSASSEGFGVGTGGATLIGSGTGNGGSYNVTTTKVTTSVHNSTVGAGPYNNLVQKVITSKTGADTVNIQN